Below is a genomic region from Halanaerobiaceae bacterium ANBcell28.
ATTTCTTATTAATATGCTCAAAATCTTATAGCATACTAAAATAACCCACGAGAGCCCTTTATAAGTACTCGTGGGTTATTTACTTAGTCAATTCTAAGTTAAGAACATGATAATTAATAAAGCCTAGCTAAAACTCCAATTTACTTTCACTTCATCATCCATTCTAGGATGATCAGGTTTTGTACACACTGTCTACTATAAAAGGGTTTATTTTTATAGGAAATGAAGTTTTTTTACCGTATTAAACTATTCTACTTTATTACAACAACTCTTTTCTCAATTGTGCACTTGATTTAGGGGATAAGTAAGATAAAGGAATATCAAAAATTGTTTTAGCTCCAATTTGTCCTTTCTGATTCAAATGATAAACAGCTCTAGCATAAGCAAGCAAAACACTGGAAGTAAATTCAGGATTACTATCTAAATTCAAAGAAAACTCAACAATTTGATTATTATCCTCTCCAGTTTTCCCACTGCGAATTACAAATCCTCCGTGAGGCATCGCTGAATGTTCAGCTTTTAGCTCTTCCTCACTTATAAACTTCACTTCTGTTACATAATCAGAAAAATAATTAGGCATAGTTTTAATTTCTTCAGCAATTTTATCCTTATCAGCACCTTCTTCAGCCACAACATAACAATCCCTTAAATGCTTTTCTTTAGTGCTTAACTCAGGATTTTGTCCACTTCTAACCCTGTTAATTGCATCTTCGATTGGTATTGTATATTGAACAGCATTTTTCACTCCATCAATTCTTCTAATAGCATCAGAATGTCCCTGGCTAACACCTCTACCCCAGAATGTATAAGTATTTCCTTCTGGTAATATTGCCTGAGTAATCATTCTATTCATTGAAAACAAGCCAGGATCCCAACCAATTGCAATAGCACTTGTAGTTCCATTTTCCTTAGCTACTTTATCAATCATTTCAAAGTACTCAGGTATTTTGGCATGTGTATCAAAGCTATCTACTGTATTGAACATCTCAGCAAATTTAGGACCCTGTACAGGTAAATCTGTAGCTGAACCACCACAGAGTAATAAAACATCAATTTTATCAATATAATCTTTAGCTTCACTTACATGTGCTACTTTTGCATCTTTATTAACTATCTCTAATTGATCTGCTGGCCTCCTGGTGAATACAGCTACAAGCTCCATATCATTATTTTGCTCAACTGCTGATTCTACACCTTTACCTAGATTACCATATCCTACAATTCCTACTTTAATATTTTCCATCTTAGTTCCTCCTAATCTTTCTTATAATGACAATCCTTTTGAAATATATTTATTTTTTCTACTCAGATTGTCAAGCTTATTCTTTTATACTATTCCTTGACTTAACATAGCATTAGCAACTTTTAAGAATCCAGCAATATTTGCTCCAGCTACATAATTTCCTTCCATTCCATATTCTTTTGCTACCTGACTCATATCTTTATAGATATTTTTCATTATACCTTTTAGTTTACTATCAACTTCATCAAAAGTCCATGAGTCCCACATACCATTTTGGGTCATTTCCAGAGCTGAAGTAGCTACTCCTCCTGCATTAGCAGCTTTAGCAGGGGCAAATAATACTCCATTTTTCTGGAAGATCTCAACAGCCTCAGGTGTAGAAGGCATATTAGCACCCTCACCTACTGCTATAACATCATTATCTACTAATGCTTGTGCTCCTTCTTCATCTAGCTCATTTTGTGTAGCACAAGGGAGAGCTATATCACATTTTAATTTCCAAATATCTGTACTTACTTTATTATATTCTGCAGAACTGTGTTCCTTTAAATACTCCTTAATACGGCCTCTTTCAATTTCTTTTATTCTTTTAACTGTATCGAGTTTAATCCCCTCTGGATCATGTATAAATCCTCCAGAGTCACTCAATGCAATGACTTTCCCGCCAAGTTCTTGCACTTTCTCTGTAGCATATATTGCAACATTACCGGAACCAGAGATAACTACATCTTTTCCTTCAATTATTTGTTCTTTATCTTTTAGCATTTCCTCCATAAGATAAATTAAACCATAACCAGTAGCCTCAGTTCTAGCCAGACTTCCTCCCCAAGCTATTCCTTTACCAGTCAATACACCAGCTTCAAAACGATTTGTAATTCTCTTGTATTGACCAAACATATAGCCTATTTCTCTAGCACCTACACCAATATCTCCTGCAGGAACATCAGTCTGAGCACCAATATGACGATATAACTCTGTCATAAAGCTCTGGCAAAACCTCATTACTTCTGCATCAGATTTACCTTTAGGATCAAAATCACTACCACCTTTTCCACCACCAATTGGACGACCTGTCAATGCATTCTTAAATATCTGCTCAAAACCAAGGAACTTTATAATCCCGAGATAGACAGATGGATGAAATCTTAATCCACCCTTATAAGGACCTAAAGCACTATTAAACTCAACTCGAAAAGCTCTATTAACTTTTGTATTTCCATTATCATCAACCCAGGGTACTCTAAAAATAATTTGTCTTTCTGGTTCTACTAATCTCTCAAGTACACCAGCTTTCTCAAATTCAGGATGTTTTTCTAATACAGGCTCAATTGTCTCCAATACTTCCATTACTGCCTGATGAAATTCAGCCTCATTAGGATTTTTTTCAATTACCATCTTATTTATTTTTTCTAAATAATTACTCATCACTACTCTCCTCCTAAAATTATATAATATTTAAGCTTTTTCTGCAAAATATTTACTCTTTCTTTTTAAAATTTTAAATAGCTAATTAAAACAAATATTATATGAATTACATAAGTTTTTAAAGTTAGCTTCGTTAATTATATTTTATTAAGAGCATTTGTTAAAGTCAATGAACTTCATATATAAAAAACATGTATACACGTATAATGTTTGTAATTATGTCTAAACTTATGATAATATATATAATAATAAATATTCCCACATAGCATATCATTTAGGCCGAATTTAAATAAAAATCAAAATAAAGTATAACTAACTGTAATATAATTGATTTAAAAAATTAAAAGTTATATAATAAAATGTAACTTTTAATATCGTAAGACAAGATTTTACTAATTAAATATAAACTAGAGTCTCTAAGAGAGACTACATCTTTTTATTTGAATATAGCGAAACGCTTTATTTTATTTAAAAACTATATAGATAATATAATTTAGTAGTATAGGAGGAAGAAGATATGTATCAAATTGTTAAGAAAGAGGTCTTAGCACCCTCTATAAAAAGAGTTCAAGTTAAAGCTCCGCTTATTGCCAAAAAAACAAAGGCAGGGAACTTTATAATATTGCGTATTGATGAGGTAGGAGAAAGAATACCTTTAACTGTAGCAGACCATGATGAAGAGAGTGGTTTAATCAGTATAATTTTTCAAGAAATCGGTCACACGACTAAAAAACTAGGAACACTAGAAGTTGGGGATTATATTCAGGATATAGTGGGACCTTTAGGAAATCATCTAGATATTGAAGGATATAAAAAAGTAATTTGTATCGGTGGTGGCTCTGGAACTGCTCTCTTATTTCCTAAAGTAAAAGCTTTCCATGAAAATGGAGCTGAAGTTATAAGCATCAGTGGTGCCAGGAACAAAGAACTAGTGATACTTGAAAAAGAACTACAAGAAATTAGTAATAAAGTCTATATTACAACAGATGATGGTAGTTATGGTCATCATGGTTTTGTTACTGATATACTAAAAAATTTACTAGAAGAAGAAAATGATATAGACATGGTAGTAGCTATTGGTCCAGTACCTATGATGAGAGCTGTTGTTAATTTAACTCCAAAAAATATAAAAACTATTGTAAGTTTA
It encodes:
- a CDS encoding diaminopimelate dehydrogenase, with amino-acid sequence MENIKVGIVGYGNLGKGVESAVEQNNDMELVAVFTRRPADQLEIVNKDAKVAHVSEAKDYIDKIDVLLLCGGSATDLPVQGPKFAEMFNTVDSFDTHAKIPEYFEMIDKVAKENGTTSAIAIGWDPGLFSMNRMITQAILPEGNTYTFWGRGVSQGHSDAIRRIDGVKNAVQYTIPIEDAINRVRSGQNPELSTKEKHLRDCYVVAEEGADKDKIAEEIKTMPNYFSDYVTEVKFISEEELKAEHSAMPHGGFVIRSGKTGEDNNQIVEFSLNLDSNPEFTSSVLLAYARAVYHLNQKGQIGAKTIFDIPLSYLSPKSSAQLRKELL
- a CDS encoding sulfide/dihydroorotate dehydrogenase-like FAD/NAD-binding protein, encoding MYQIVKKEVLAPSIKRVQVKAPLIAKKTKAGNFIILRIDEVGERIPLTVADHDEESGLISIIFQEIGHTTKKLGTLEVGDYIQDIVGPLGNHLDIEGYKKVICIGGGSGTALLFPKVKAFHENGAEVISISGARNKELVILEKELQEISNKVYITTDDGSYGHHGFVTDILKNLLEEENDIDMVVAIGPVPMMRAVVNLTPKNIKTIVSLNSLMVDGTGMCGGCRVTIGGETKFTCVDGPAFDGHQVDFEEIMNRLSFYKEDESHICNLDKEVNE
- the gdhA gene encoding NADP-specific glutamate dehydrogenase; translation: MSNYLEKINKMVIEKNPNEAEFHQAVMEVLETIEPVLEKHPEFEKAGVLERLVEPERQIIFRVPWVDDNGNTKVNRAFRVEFNSALGPYKGGLRFHPSVYLGIIKFLGFEQIFKNALTGRPIGGGKGGSDFDPKGKSDAEVMRFCQSFMTELYRHIGAQTDVPAGDIGVGAREIGYMFGQYKRITNRFEAGVLTGKGIAWGGSLARTEATGYGLIYLMEEMLKDKEQIIEGKDVVISGSGNVAIYATEKVQELGGKVIALSDSGGFIHDPEGIKLDTVKRIKEIERGRIKEYLKEHSSAEYNKVSTDIWKLKCDIALPCATQNELDEEGAQALVDNDVIAVGEGANMPSTPEAVEIFQKNGVLFAPAKAANAGGVATSALEMTQNGMWDSWTFDEVDSKLKGIMKNIYKDMSQVAKEYGMEGNYVAGANIAGFLKVANAMLSQGIV